In Acipenser ruthenus chromosome 6, fAciRut3.2 maternal haplotype, whole genome shotgun sequence, the following proteins share a genomic window:
- the pex7 gene encoding peroxisomal biogenesis factor 7 isoform X2, which produces MAEIAKTFRVPGRHGYAVEMSPYLTSRLACATSQYYGIAGCGTLLVLEQTESGISLVRSFDWNDGLFDVTWSENNEHVLVTASGDGSLQIWDTNNPMGPLQVFKEHTQEVYSVDWSQTRAEQLIVSGSWDSTAKVWDPAASKSISTFQGHEGVIYSTIWSPHIPGCFASASGDSTLRIWDMKTRGTKIAIPAHQAEILTCDWCKYDQNFIVTGAVDCSLRVWDLRNVRQPISDLSGHSYAIRRVKFSPFHRTVIASCSYDFTVRFWDFSKTEPLLETVEHHTEFVCGLDFSLHIPNQVADCAWDETLKIYTPLCLACPS; this is translated from the exons ATGGCTGAAATTGCAAAAACATTCAGGGTCCCGGGGCGACATGGTTACGCTGTAGAAATGTCTCCATATTTAACATCCAGATTGGCTTGTGCTACATCTCAGTATTATGGAATAgcag GCTGTGGGACACTGCTGGTGCTGGAGCAGACTGAAAGTGGCATCAGTCTTGTAAGGAG ttttgactGGAATGATGGATTGTTTGATGTTACCTGGAGCGAGAACAATGAACACGTGCTGGTCACTGCCAGTGGGGATGGATCTCTTCAGATCTGGGACACAAACAACCCTATGGGTCCATTACAGGTCTTCAAAGAGCACACACAGGAG GTGTACAGTGTTGACTGGAGCCAGACCCGTGCAGAGCAGCTGATAGTGTCTGGTTCCTGGGACAGCACTGCTAAAGTT TGGGACCCCGCAGCCAGCAAGTCAATAAGTACTTTCCAGGGTCACGAAGGTGTCATTTATAGCACAATTTGGTCTCCTCATATACCAGGTTGTTTTGCTTCAGCGTCTG GGGATAGTACTTTAAGAATTTGGGACATGAAGACAAGAGGAACTAAAATAGCAATCCCAGCTCATCAGGCTGAGATACTGACCTGTGATTGGTGTAAATATGATCAG AACTTCATTGTTACTGGTGCAGTGGACTGTAGCTTAAGAGTCTGGGACCTGAGAAATGTTCGGCAACCTATTTCAGATCTGTCTGGTCATTCTTATGCCATAAGAAGAGTAAAG TTCTCCCCTTTTCACAGGACTGTTATTGCCTCTTGTTCCTATGACTTCACTGTGAG GTTCTGGGACTTTTCCAAGACTGAGCCACTTTTGGAGACGGTGGAGCATCACACAGAGTTTGTGTGCGGGCTGGATTTCAGCCTGCATATCCCTAATCAG gttgCAGATTGTGCTTGGGATgagacattaaaaatatatacccCTCTGTGCCTTGCATGCCCTTCATAA
- the pex7 gene encoding peroxisomal biogenesis factor 7 isoform X1, which produces MAEIAKTFRVPGRHGYAVEMSPYLTSRLACATSQYYGIAGCGTLLVLEQTESGISLVRSFDWNDGLFDVTWSENNEHVLVTASGDGSLQIWDTNNPMGPLQVFKEHTQEVYSVDWSQTRAEQLIVSGSWDSTAKVWDPAASKSISTFQGHEGVIYSTIWSPHIPGCFASASGGIKVIGDFKMVAFLMGLQGGFTKFPCYLCLWDSRDTKAHYHRRDWPQRTEFSVGRNNVKWEPLVDPRKVLMPPLHIKLGLMKQFVRALDKESAAFKYLQDFFPKLSEVKVKAGVFVGPQIKKILECNEFPKKLTSKEKAAWNSFVAVVRGFLGNHKAENYVELVETLVKNYGTMGCRMSLKVHILDAHLDKFKENMGAYSEEQGERFH; this is translated from the exons ATGGCTGAAATTGCAAAAACATTCAGGGTCCCGGGGCGACATGGTTACGCTGTAGAAATGTCTCCATATTTAACATCCAGATTGGCTTGTGCTACATCTCAGTATTATGGAATAgcag GCTGTGGGACACTGCTGGTGCTGGAGCAGACTGAAAGTGGCATCAGTCTTGTAAGGAG ttttgactGGAATGATGGATTGTTTGATGTTACCTGGAGCGAGAACAATGAACACGTGCTGGTCACTGCCAGTGGGGATGGATCTCTTCAGATCTGGGACACAAACAACCCTATGGGTCCATTACAGGTCTTCAAAGAGCACACACAGGAG GTGTACAGTGTTGACTGGAGCCAGACCCGTGCAGAGCAGCTGATAGTGTCTGGTTCCTGGGACAGCACTGCTAAAGTT TGGGACCCCGCAGCCAGCAAGTCAATAAGTACTTTCCAGGGTCACGAAGGTGTCATTTATAGCACAATTTGGTCTCCTCATATACCAGGTTGTTTTGCTTCAGCGTCTG gtggcatcaaggtcataggagacttcaaaatggtggcattcctgatgggtctccaaggcggttttaccaagtttccctgctatctttgcctttgggacagcagggacaccaaggcgcactaccacaggcgggactggccacagcggaccgagttctctgtggggaggaacaacgtcaagtgggagccactggtggacccccggaaggtgctgatgccaccactgcacatcaaattgggccttatgaaacaatttgtcagagctctagataaggagtcggcagccttcaagtaccttcaagacttcttccctaagctgtctgaggtaaaggtcaaagccggtgtcttcgtcggaccacagataaagaagatcctggagtgcaatgaattccccaagaagctcactagtaaggagaaagcggcttggaacagctttgtcgcagtggttcggggcttcctgggcaatcacaaggctgaaaactatgtggagctggttgagactctggtgaagaactacggcacaatgggctgtaggatgtccctcaaagtccatatccttgatgctcatcttgataaattcaaggagaacatgggagcgtactcggaggagcaaggcgagcgcttccactag
- the slc35d3 gene encoding solute carrier family 35 member D3, translating to MQLCKGRFLGISVAVAHGFFSGSLNILLKFLITTYHFDYLTLIQCLTCTSAALILEILRRLGKVDVPPYNLHMAKVFAGVTILSTLQSCFTLWALRGLSLPMYVVFKRCLPLVTLMIGVCVLKNCIPSIGVITAVFITTCGAALAGAGDLTGDTFGYVTGVLTVIVHAAYLVIIQKTSTESEYGPLTAQYAIAITSSPLLLICSFVSMDTINAWSFPGWTNPFVTCTFVASIVFGCAMNFTTLQCTYINSAVTTSFVGVLKSIVTITVGMVAFSDVEPTTLFIAGVVVNTVGSITYCIVKYFETKQQSKYEDLEEAAKDEELPGEAYKPDEPKENGPGEIVPSGTLVGPIDANGFLEPIEVNGLVESMEMQTQANPTEGEPKGQSLSDTYAGVWRSIRNFKFMKKDTLIENEELQSP from the exons ATGCAACTCTGCAAGGGTCGTTTTCTTGGAATTTCAGTGGCTGTCGCTCACGGATTTTTTTCGGGGTCtctcaatattttattaaaatttcTGATTACTACTTATCATTTTGACTACCTCACCTTGATCCAGTGTCTAACATGCACCTCTGCGGCTCTAATACTGGAGATTCTGAGAAGGCTAGGAAAAGTAGATGTGCCTCCCTATAACTTGCATATGGCCAAAGTTTTTGCAGGTGTAACAATTTTATCTACGTTACAGTCCTGTTTTACCCTGTGGGCGTTAAGGGGGCTCAGTCTCCCCATGTACGTGGTTTTTAAACGCTGTCTACCTCTGGTTACGTTGATGATTGGTGTCTGcgtactgaaaaactgcatccCGTCTATTGGAGTTATAACTGCAGTATTCATTACTACTTGCGGAGCAGCATTAGCAG GGGCTGGTGATCTGACAGGAGACACCTTTGGTTATGTGACAGGAGTGCTTACAGTCATTGTCCATGCTGCGTACCTTGTGATTATTCAAAAAACAAGTACTGAGAGTGAATATGGGCCACTGACAGCCCAGTACGCCATTGCCATCACATCCTCTCCTTTGCTCTTGATCTGTTCATTTGTTAGCATGGATACCATTAATGCCTGGTCATTTCCGGGATGGACCAACCCTTTTGTGACGTGCACATTTGTTGCCAGTATTGTTTTTGGCTGTGCCATGAACTTCACCACCCTCCAATGTACCTACATCAACTCAGCAGTCACCACCAGCTTTGTCGGCGTGTTGAAGAGCATTGTTACTATTACAGTTGGGATGGTCGCCTTCAGTGATGTAGAGCCTACAACTCTCTTCATTGCAGGTGTGGTGGTCAACACTGTGGGTTCAATCACCTACTGTATTGTGAAGTACTTTGAGACGAAGCAGCAAAGTAAGTACGAAGATCTGGAAGAAGCAGCTAAAGATGAAGAGTTACCCGGCGAGGCTTATAAACCGGATGAGCCCAAAGAAAATGGGCCTGGAGAGATTGTGCCAAGTGGAACTCTAGTAGGACCAATTGATGCAAACGGTTTTCTGGAACCCATAGAAGTGAATGGCCTGGTAGAGTCCATGGAAATGCAAACACAAGCAAATCCAACTGAGGGAGAACCAAAGGGCCAATCACTGAGTGACACTTATGCCGGAGTATGGAGGTCGATTCGAAATTTCAAGTTtatgaaaaaagacactttaatTGAAAACGAGGagttacaaagtccttga